From the Gallaecimonas mangrovi genome, one window contains:
- a CDS encoding class I SAM-dependent methyltransferase, with protein sequence MLFSPIKHRRQSTMPESWQSLKDGSWLLEQEACQLSLWWPRFYGYYLVKLGPLAGAFDTSAARMQRQWHMGSSGQLHFAGNELPLQRCSVDVMVLCHNLEYSSDPHQLMREVERVLVDGGHLVLTGFNPLSFMHLSAFWKRSPPFDGHFYHPLRIKDWLALLGFEILSDQRMVFGPLSSKTPQWLEALGENYAPFMGGVYVLVARKRAIPATVTPALSRRRQRVVSPLGSTVTGRVARLADPKGPRE encoded by the coding sequence ATGCTTTTCAGTCCAATCAAGCACCGTCGCCAGAGCACCATGCCCGAGTCTTGGCAAAGTCTCAAGGACGGCAGTTGGCTTCTTGAACAGGAAGCCTGCCAGCTGAGTTTATGGTGGCCGCGATTTTACGGTTATTACTTGGTTAAACTGGGGCCTTTAGCCGGTGCCTTTGATACATCAGCCGCGCGAATGCAGCGCCAATGGCATATGGGCTCCAGTGGCCAATTGCATTTTGCCGGTAACGAACTGCCACTACAGCGTTGTAGTGTCGACGTGATGGTATTATGCCATAACCTTGAATACAGCTCCGACCCCCATCAACTGATGCGTGAAGTCGAAAGGGTGTTAGTCGATGGTGGCCACTTGGTGCTCACCGGTTTTAATCCTTTATCGTTCATGCATTTAAGCGCTTTTTGGAAGAGGTCGCCGCCCTTTGACGGCCATTTTTATCACCCGTTACGCATTAAAGACTGGCTGGCACTATTGGGATTTGAAATTTTGTCGGACCAACGCATGGTGTTCGGGCCGCTCAGTTCGAAAACGCCGCAGTGGCTTGAGGCCTTGGGCGAAAACTATGCGCCTTTTATGGGGGGCGTCTATGTGTTGGTTGCCCGTAAAAGGGCTATTCCGGCAACCGTAACGCCAGCGCTATCCAGACGGCGCCAACGGGTGGTCTCGCCATTGGGAAGCACCGTTACTGGCCGCGTAGCCAGGCTGGCAGACCCCAAAGGCCCTCGAGAATAA
- a CDS encoding HAD-IIA family hydrolase: protein MINGILCDLDGVVYQDGKPLPGAVDAVNQLQADGIPLAFVTNTTRSSSAMIATRLMQMGIEAKAEDVITPITVARAELESRQIERIWLLADPALKSGFAGFALDKHQPQALVVADLADDWSYSLLNMVFNYLVEHPKVPVISLGLSTFYQGKNQLMLDVGPFAQLLSQAAKAPLVVCGKPGREAFLLGARQLGLPREQVAMVGDDLESDVIAAMDAGLTGIQVKTGKFRDQQLQASRQPDVILEGLWGLPAWLRGQ from the coding sequence ATGATTAACGGCATTTTGTGCGATTTAGACGGCGTGGTTTATCAAGACGGTAAGCCGCTGCCAGGCGCAGTTGATGCCGTTAATCAGCTGCAAGCGGACGGCATCCCCTTGGCATTTGTTACCAACACCACCCGTTCATCATCAGCAATGATAGCGACGCGCCTTATGCAGATGGGTATTGAGGCCAAGGCAGAGGACGTGATAACCCCCATCACTGTCGCCCGCGCCGAGCTGGAATCGCGGCAGATTGAACGTATTTGGCTACTGGCCGACCCTGCCCTTAAAAGTGGTTTTGCCGGTTTTGCGCTGGATAAACATCAACCACAAGCCTTGGTGGTGGCCGATTTAGCCGATGATTGGAGCTATAGCCTTTTGAATATGGTGTTCAACTATTTAGTTGAACACCCCAAAGTGCCTGTTATTAGCTTGGGTCTTTCAACCTTTTACCAAGGTAAAAACCAGCTAATGCTGGACGTGGGCCCCTTTGCACAGCTACTTAGTCAGGCGGCAAAAGCGCCGTTAGTGGTGTGCGGTAAGCCTGGGCGAGAAGCCTTCCTACTCGGGGCAAGGCAATTAGGTTTGCCTCGCGAGCAAGTCGCCATGGTGGGTGACGACCTTGAATCAGATGTTATCGCCGCTATGGATGCCGGCCTTACCGGCATTCAGGTTAAAACCGGTAAGTTTCGAGACCAACAGCTGCAGGCAAGCCGCCAGCCTGACGTTATTCTCGAGGGCCTTTGGGGTCTGCCAGCCTGGCTACGCGGCCAGTAA
- the rnhA gene encoding ribonuclease HI, whose protein sequence is MQKQITLYTDGSCLGNPGPGGYGVLLRYRQHEKCLSQGYKLTTNNRMELLAAIVGLEVLKEPCVIDIWTDSQYVRQGITSWLAGWKKNGWRTASKKPVKNQDLWQRLDAAASRHNISWHWVKGHSGHPENEKVDQLARAAAESKNLLDDSGFEG, encoded by the coding sequence GTGCAAAAACAGATAACCCTATATACAGACGGTTCTTGCCTTGGTAACCCCGGCCCTGGTGGCTATGGGGTATTACTTCGTTATCGGCAGCATGAGAAATGCTTGAGCCAAGGCTACAAACTCACCACCAATAACCGCATGGAACTGCTGGCCGCCATTGTTGGCCTGGAAGTATTAAAAGAGCCATGCGTTATCGATATCTGGACCGACAGCCAATATGTTCGCCAAGGTATCACTTCCTGGTTAGCGGGCTGGAAGAAAAACGGTTGGCGCACCGCCAGCAAGAAGCCGGTTAAAAACCAAGACCTTTGGCAACGCCTGGATGCCGCCGCCAGTCGTCATAACATTAGCTGGCATTGGGTTAAAGGCCACTCCGGCCACCCTGAAAACGAAAAAGTCGATCAGTTGGCAAGGGCGGCGGCGGAGTCTAAAAACTTGTTAGACGACAGCGGTTTCGAAGGTTGA
- the dnaQ gene encoding DNA polymerase III subunit epsilon yields the protein MSEVHQRQVVLDTETTGMNQDVGPHWEGHRIIEIGCVEVINRRLTGRHFHVYLQPDRPVDPEAFEVHGISDDFLKDKPRFGEVAQDFIEFIRGAELVIHNAPFDIGFMDFEFRMWNPQQPSTETFCSVTDSLVLARRMFPGKRNNLDVLCDRFFIDNSGRTLHGALLDAEILADVYLAMTGGQTKLNLVASGGDGSDTGGNEIRRLALAADALPVIRASGEELQAHEGRLDLVEKKGGHCLWRQ from the coding sequence ATGAGCGAAGTACATCAACGTCAGGTGGTTCTGGATACGGAAACCACCGGTATGAACCAGGACGTGGGCCCGCATTGGGAAGGGCACCGCATTATTGAAATCGGTTGTGTGGAGGTGATTAATCGCCGACTCACTGGCCGGCACTTTCATGTGTATTTACAACCAGACCGCCCTGTAGACCCGGAAGCCTTTGAAGTACATGGTATTTCCGACGATTTTTTGAAAGACAAACCGCGCTTTGGTGAGGTGGCCCAAGACTTTATCGAGTTTATTCGTGGTGCCGAGCTGGTTATTCATAACGCCCCCTTTGATATCGGCTTTATGGACTTTGAGTTCCGGATGTGGAACCCGCAGCAGCCTAGTACCGAAACCTTTTGTTCGGTAACCGACTCCCTGGTGCTGGCCCGCCGTATGTTCCCCGGCAAGCGCAATAACTTGGACGTGTTGTGCGACCGTTTCTTTATCGACAACTCCGGCCGCACCTTGCACGGCGCTTTGCTCGATGCCGAGATTTTGGCCGATGTTTACCTGGCCATGACCGGTGGCCAAACCAAGCTCAACCTGGTGGCAAGCGGTGGTGATGGCAGTGATACCGGCGGCAATGAAATTCGCCGTTTGGCGCTGGCTGCCGACGCGCTACCGGTTATTCGCGCCAGCGGTGAAGAGCTACAAGCCCATGAAGGGCGACTGGATTTGGTAGAGAAAAAAGGGGGCCATTGCCTGTGGCGTCAATAG
- a CDS encoding efflux RND transporter permease subunit, whose product MPRFFIDRPIFAWVIAILIMLAGVIAIYRLPIAQYPSIAPPTVTISATYPGASAETLANSVTQVIEQQMNGIDGLTYMSSKSYSNGMATITLTFIQGTNPDIAQVQVQNKLQLATPLLPEAVQRQGITVTKSVRNFLMVYAFYSADGSMDKYDLADYINSHVKDPLSRVQGVGELQVFGSQYAMRIWLDPYKLKKFNVTPDDVSSAIEAQNAQVTAGQIGGTPSVEGQELNATVNLQSRLQTPQQFRNILLRTTSQGANVYLKDVAKVEMGAENYNFTSTFNGHAATGIGIRLASGANALDTAKNVEAKIKEMSKFFPAGMKAVVPYDSTPFVKKSIEGVVHTLVEAVVLVFFIMYLFLQNFRATLIPTIAVPVVLLGTFAVLSAFGYTINTLTMFAMVLAIGLLVDDAIVVVENVERVMSEEGLSPKEATKKSMDQITGALVAIGLVLSAVFVPMAFMNGSTGVIYRQFSVTIVSAMALSVLVAMILTPALCATIMKPIAKGHHASDKGFFGWFNKVFDKGTNKYQGAVGGLLKRGGRMMIFYVLIIAAVGYLFTKTPTSLLPDEDQGVIFTLVQLPETATQQQTSAVFKKVRHYFETKEKKNVVAVFAVGGFSFAGMGQNVGIAFVKLKPWDERTGPGQDAASIAGRAMGALQQIKGAQVFAATPPAVIELGQANGFDAYLQDSNSQGHQKLMQALFQMLGMAGKQNNLVAVRPNGQLDKPEYNIDVDYKKAGSLGVSVSDITSTLSTAWGGSYVNDFIDRGRIKKVYVQGGAPYRMQPQNVNDWYVRNSDGDMVPMSAIASGHWGYGSPQLQRYNGLPAFEIMGAPAPGISSGDAMATMEKLAAKLPPGFSLQWTGLSYEEQQAGGQVVGLYSLSILVVFLCLAALYESWSIPFAVLLVIPLGVLGTLIATDMRDLSNDVYFQVALLTIIGLGAKNAILIVEFAKAEYDGGRDLIEATLDAVRMRLRPILMTSLAFGLGVVPLAISSGAGSGSQHAVGTGVLGGMVSSTLLGIFFVPLFFVIVERIAHKLSGKKVH is encoded by the coding sequence ATGCCACGTTTTTTCATTGATCGCCCCATCTTCGCATGGGTGATCGCGATACTCATTATGCTGGCTGGGGTGATAGCGATTTATCGCTTGCCTATCGCCCAATATCCCAGCATTGCACCACCGACGGTGACTATAAGTGCCACCTACCCTGGTGCTTCTGCGGAAACCCTTGCAAATTCAGTAACCCAGGTTATTGAGCAGCAAATGAATGGTATTGACGGCCTGACGTACATGTCGTCAAAAAGCTATTCCAATGGCATGGCCACCATTACCCTGACCTTTATTCAGGGCACTAACCCGGATATTGCGCAGGTTCAGGTGCAGAACAAACTGCAACTGGCCACACCGCTATTACCCGAAGCCGTGCAACGCCAAGGGATCACCGTTACCAAGTCAGTACGTAACTTCCTGATGGTTTATGCCTTCTACTCGGCAGACGGCTCAATGGATAAGTACGACTTAGCCGACTACATCAACTCCCATGTCAAAGACCCGCTTAGCCGGGTTCAAGGCGTTGGGGAATTGCAGGTATTCGGTTCGCAATATGCGATGCGTATTTGGCTTGACCCATACAAGCTGAAAAAATTTAACGTTACCCCTGACGACGTTAGCTCCGCTATTGAAGCGCAGAACGCTCAGGTTACCGCAGGCCAAATTGGTGGTACGCCTTCCGTTGAAGGCCAAGAGCTGAACGCTACCGTCAATCTACAAAGCCGCCTGCAAACACCGCAGCAGTTCCGTAATATCTTGCTCAGAACCACGTCGCAAGGCGCCAACGTTTACCTCAAAGACGTTGCCAAAGTCGAAATGGGGGCTGAAAACTACAACTTCACCTCAACCTTTAATGGCCATGCCGCAACCGGTATCGGTATTCGCTTAGCCAGTGGCGCTAACGCCCTGGATACAGCGAAAAACGTTGAAGCGAAGATTAAGGAAATGTCCAAGTTCTTCCCTGCCGGGATGAAAGCGGTTGTTCCTTACGACAGTACGCCTTTCGTTAAAAAATCTATCGAAGGTGTGGTGCATACCCTGGTCGAAGCAGTAGTACTGGTGTTCTTCATCATGTACCTGTTCTTGCAGAACTTCCGCGCTACCTTGATCCCCACCATTGCAGTGCCGGTGGTACTGCTGGGCACCTTTGCCGTGCTGTCGGCCTTCGGCTACACCATTAACACCTTGACCATGTTTGCAATGGTGCTCGCTATCGGCTTGCTGGTGGATGATGCCATCGTGGTGGTTGAGAACGTTGAACGGGTGATGAGCGAAGAGGGCTTATCCCCTAAAGAAGCCACCAAAAAGTCGATGGACCAAATCACCGGCGCCTTGGTTGCTATCGGTTTGGTTCTGTCGGCCGTATTTGTGCCCATGGCCTTTATGAATGGTTCTACCGGTGTTATCTATCGCCAATTCTCAGTAACCATCGTGTCAGCAATGGCGCTTTCGGTACTGGTAGCGATGATCCTGACTCCGGCCCTTTGTGCCACCATCATGAAGCCCATCGCGAAAGGTCATCATGCCAGTGACAAAGGTTTCTTTGGGTGGTTTAACAAGGTTTTTGATAAAGGCACCAATAAGTATCAAGGTGCCGTAGGTGGCCTGTTAAAACGTGGCGGCCGGATGATGATTTTCTATGTGCTGATCATCGCTGCCGTTGGCTATCTATTTACCAAAACGCCGACATCATTACTGCCCGATGAGGACCAAGGCGTTATCTTCACTTTGGTGCAGCTGCCTGAAACGGCAACGCAACAACAAACCAGCGCCGTGTTTAAAAAGGTCCGGCATTATTTCGAAACCAAAGAGAAGAAAAACGTGGTGGCCGTGTTTGCCGTTGGCGGTTTCTCCTTTGCCGGTATGGGTCAGAACGTCGGTATTGCCTTCGTTAAACTCAAACCTTGGGACGAACGTACCGGCCCGGGCCAAGATGCAGCCTCGATAGCTGGACGTGCCATGGGTGCTCTTCAGCAGATTAAAGGCGCCCAGGTTTTCGCCGCCACACCTCCTGCGGTAATTGAACTCGGCCAAGCCAACGGCTTTGACGCCTACCTGCAAGACAGCAACTCTCAGGGCCATCAAAAACTGATGCAGGCACTGTTCCAAATGCTGGGTATGGCTGGCAAGCAGAATAACTTGGTTGCGGTACGTCCTAATGGCCAGTTGGATAAGCCTGAGTACAACATTGACGTTGACTACAAAAAGGCCGGTTCTTTAGGGGTGTCGGTTTCCGACATTACCTCGACCCTGTCCACTGCTTGGGGCGGTAGTTACGTTAATGACTTTATCGACCGCGGTCGTATCAAGAAAGTCTACGTTCAAGGTGGCGCGCCTTACCGCATGCAGCCGCAAAACGTCAACGACTGGTACGTGCGCAATAGCGACGGTGACATGGTGCCGATGTCTGCCATTGCTTCTGGGCATTGGGGTTACGGCTCACCGCAGCTGCAACGCTATAACGGCCTGCCAGCTTTTGAAATCATGGGCGCCCCTGCACCAGGCATCAGTTCTGGTGATGCCATGGCTACCATGGAAAAACTGGCGGCAAAACTGCCACCGGGCTTCTCACTGCAATGGACAGGCCTGTCCTATGAAGAACAGCAAGCAGGCGGCCAAGTGGTAGGGCTTTACAGCCTGTCTATTTTGGTGGTGTTCCTGTGTTTGGCTGCACTTTATGAAAGCTGGTCTATTCCCTTTGCGGTGCTGTTGGTTATCCCACTGGGCGTGCTCGGTACCCTTATCGCTACCGATATGCGGGATCTGTCTAACGACGTTTACTTCCAGGTTGCGCTGTTAACTATCATTGGTTTGGGAGCGAAAAACGCCATCTTGATTGTGGAATTTGCCAAGGCGGAATATGACGGAGGCAGAGACCTTATCGAAGCCACTTTGGATGCAGTGCGGATGCGTCTGCGGCCAATCTTAATGACCTCACTTGCCTTCGGGTTAGGTGTAGTACCATTGGCTATCAGCAGTGGTGCCGGCTCCGGTAGCCAGCATGCGGTAGGTACCGGGGTGCTAGGTGGGATGGTTAGCTCTACCCTGCTCGGTATCTTCTTTGTACCGCTGTTCTTCGTAATAGTGGAGCGTATTGCTCACAAGCTAAGTGGTAAGAAGGTGCATTAA
- a CDS encoding efflux RND transporter periplasmic adaptor subunit, with amino-acid sequence MRQHKSAILALAIAAALVGCSPADKGAQGQQQRPPQEVGIMTVQSQPLTLTTELPGRVNAYLEAQIRPQVSGVILKRLFTEGGTVEKGQSLYQIDPAPYQAALASAEAAVAKAKADARSSELTYKRYQKLVKTNYVSQQDLDQAEATYKQAEAGIKSAQAQVKTAEINLNYTDVKSPIAGRIGISSVTPGALVTANQSQEMVRVQQLDPIYVDLTESSTALQLLKAKMANGSIKPAQAAVVTLELEDGTTYPVKGKIEYSEVYVDKDSGTVTLRAVFPNKDGVLLPGMYARANVVTGVDENAVLVPQSAVMRDPKGNAYVYIVDSSNKVEKRTVTTGNVVDNKWQVTSGLKPGDKVILNGLQKVQPGVAVTAKAAAEQK; translated from the coding sequence ATGCGACAACATAAAAGTGCCATATTGGCCCTGGCCATTGCTGCGGCCTTAGTGGGATGCAGCCCAGCCGACAAGGGTGCACAGGGACAGCAACAGCGCCCCCCACAGGAAGTCGGTATCATGACGGTCCAGTCACAGCCGCTTACCCTTACCACTGAATTGCCAGGGCGCGTTAATGCCTATCTGGAAGCACAGATCCGGCCTCAAGTCAGCGGGGTTATTTTAAAACGCCTGTTCACTGAAGGCGGCACCGTAGAAAAAGGCCAGTCCCTCTACCAGATTGACCCGGCTCCTTACCAAGCCGCACTGGCCAGCGCAGAGGCGGCCGTTGCCAAAGCCAAAGCTGATGCCCGTTCTAGCGAACTGACCTATAAGCGCTATCAGAAACTGGTGAAAACCAACTATGTTAGCCAACAAGATTTGGACCAAGCTGAAGCCACTTATAAGCAGGCTGAGGCCGGTATCAAGTCTGCCCAAGCTCAGGTTAAAACCGCTGAAATCAATCTTAACTATACCGATGTAAAATCGCCCATTGCTGGCCGTATCGGTATTTCCTCTGTGACGCCGGGCGCGCTGGTGACTGCCAATCAGTCTCAGGAAATGGTTCGGGTTCAGCAACTTGACCCTATCTACGTCGATTTAACCGAGTCCAGTACAGCCCTGCAGTTATTAAAAGCCAAGATGGCTAATGGCAGCATCAAGCCTGCCCAGGCGGCTGTGGTAACACTGGAGCTGGAAGACGGCACCACTTACCCGGTTAAAGGCAAAATTGAGTACTCCGAAGTTTATGTCGATAAAGACAGCGGCACCGTAACCCTGCGCGCCGTATTCCCCAACAAAGACGGCGTATTGCTGCCAGGTATGTATGCCCGCGCCAATGTGGTGACCGGCGTTGACGAAAATGCGGTATTAGTGCCGCAGTCAGCAGTGATGCGCGACCCGAAAGGGAACGCTTATGTCTATATCGTTGACAGCAGCAACAAGGTTGAAAAACGCACCGTCACTACCGGTAATGTTGTCGACAACAAATGGCAGGTAACCAGCGGCCTTAAGCCTGGCGATAAAGTTATTCTCAATGGCTTGCAGAAAGTTCAGCCTGGCGTTGCCGTCACCGCCAAAGCAGCCGCTGAACAGAAGTAA
- the azu gene encoding azurin: MRKAALAFLAFSALPAFADECATTLEATDAMQFNKTVIAVPASCKRFDVTLKHVGKMPKNTMGHNWVLSKTDDYQALAMAGAQAGLANNYLPKDDARVLAFTPIIGGGEQTQVSVDMSKLTKQGDYTFFCSFPGHFALMHGKFVIN; this comes from the coding sequence ATGAGAAAAGCCGCCCTGGCCTTTTTGGCTTTCAGCGCCCTGCCTGCTTTTGCTGACGAGTGTGCCACGACCCTTGAGGCAACCGATGCCATGCAGTTTAATAAAACGGTGATAGCAGTGCCTGCCAGCTGCAAACGTTTTGATGTCACCCTTAAACATGTTGGCAAGATGCCTAAAAACACCATGGGCCACAACTGGGTTTTAAGTAAAACCGATGACTATCAAGCCCTGGCGATGGCTGGCGCGCAAGCAGGCCTTGCCAACAATTACCTGCCGAAAGACGATGCCAGAGTACTGGCCTTCACACCCATCATTGGTGGTGGCGAGCAAACACAGGTGAGTGTTGATATGAGCAAATTAACCAAACAAGGTGATTACACCTTCTTTTGTTCATTCCCGGGGCATTTTGCCTTGATGCATGGCAAATTCGTCATCAACTAA
- the fadE gene encoding acyl-CoA dehydrogenase FadE — MVLTLIWTLVVLGGAWALAYYRASLITFTVSVFAALIVGSFLGTASIWLWLLALIILVPLNVTSIRHNYISGPFLKLYRKIMPEMSSTEREAIEAGTTWWDGELFRGNPDWNKLHSFPKPQLSAEEQAFLDGPVEELCQMVSDWETTHERADLSPEAWAFMKEKGFFAMIIKKEYGGLEFSAYCQSLVLQRLTGVSMVLSSTVGVPNSLGPGELLQHYGTKEQKDYYLPRLAKGLEIPCFALTSPEAGSDAGAIPDFGVVCKGEWEGQEVLGMKITWNKRYITLAPVATVLGLAFKLRDPDGLLGGEEELGITCALIPTHTPGVEIGRRHFPLNVPFQNGPTRGNEVFVPLDYIIGGPKMAGQGWRMLVECLSVGRGITLPSNATGGLKTLALASGAYARVRRQFRLPIGKMEGIQEPLARLGGNAYLMGATCELTTTGLDLGEKPSVITAIVKYHLTDRMQKGIIDAMDIHGGKGICMGPENYLARGYQGAPVAITVEGANILTRSMMIYGQGAIRCHPYVLAELEAAAIEDKKQALMAFDKAVFGHIGFAMSNFFRSFWLGLTGAHFSAAPFKDETKRYYQQMNRFSANLALLSDVAMGVLGGELKRRERVSARLGDLLSQMYLASAALKHFNDEGRRREELPLLKWGVEDALYKLQDSLDELLRNFPNKWVGRVLRLVIMPWGPAVSRPGDKLDYKVATFLQTPSDARSRLGSSQHLTRVENNAVGMLEQTLEDILAVEPLFDKVAKATDRKRLFWRLDKVAEEGLALGLISDEEAQLLRRAEQGRLRAINVDDFDPLYLAADKDMVKKEKKASGKAA; from the coding sequence ATCGTGTTGACTCTAATTTGGACGCTGGTGGTTCTCGGCGGTGCCTGGGCACTGGCCTACTACCGAGCATCGCTGATCACCTTCACGGTGTCGGTGTTTGCAGCATTAATCGTTGGCAGCTTTTTGGGGACAGCCTCTATCTGGCTGTGGCTGCTGGCGTTAATAATTTTGGTGCCGCTCAACGTCACTAGCATCCGTCATAACTACATCTCAGGTCCCTTCCTGAAGCTTTACCGCAAAATCATGCCGGAAATGTCCAGCACCGAACGCGAAGCCATTGAGGCTGGTACCACCTGGTGGGACGGCGAGCTGTTTCGTGGCAACCCTGACTGGAACAAACTTCACAGTTTTCCCAAGCCGCAATTGAGTGCCGAAGAACAAGCCTTTCTTGATGGCCCCGTTGAAGAACTGTGCCAAATGGTGTCTGACTGGGAAACCACCCACGAAAGAGCCGACCTGTCGCCAGAAGCCTGGGCCTTTATGAAAGAAAAAGGCTTCTTCGCGATGATCATCAAAAAAGAATACGGCGGCCTGGAGTTCTCTGCTTATTGCCAATCGTTGGTGCTGCAGCGCTTGACCGGCGTGTCCATGGTGCTGTCCTCTACCGTGGGTGTACCCAACTCCCTGGGCCCGGGTGAGCTGTTGCAACATTACGGCACTAAGGAACAAAAAGACTACTACCTGCCGCGCCTGGCCAAGGGCTTGGAAATTCCCTGCTTTGCGCTGACCAGCCCAGAAGCGGGCTCCGATGCCGGCGCCATTCCCGACTTCGGTGTGGTCTGCAAGGGTGAGTGGGAAGGCCAAGAAGTGCTGGGGATGAAAATCACCTGGAATAAACGCTATATCACCCTGGCCCCGGTAGCTACCGTGCTGGGCCTGGCTTTTAAACTGCGTGACCCTGATGGCCTTCTGGGCGGTGAAGAAGAGCTGGGCATTACCTGCGCTCTGATCCCAACCCACACGCCGGGCGTTGAAATCGGCCGTCGCCACTTCCCGCTGAACGTGCCATTCCAAAACGGCCCAACCCGCGGCAATGAAGTCTTTGTACCGCTCGATTACATCATCGGCGGCCCGAAAATGGCCGGCCAAGGCTGGCGCATGCTGGTGGAATGCCTGTCGGTTGGCCGTGGCATCACCCTGCCCTCTAATGCCACAGGCGGTTTAAAAACCCTGGCACTGGCCTCCGGTGCCTATGCCCGGGTGCGCCGTCAGTTCCGCTTGCCTATCGGCAAAATGGAAGGCATTCAAGAGCCGCTGGCTCGCCTCGGCGGTAATGCGTATTTGATGGGTGCGACCTGCGAACTAACCACCACCGGTCTCGACCTGGGCGAAAAGCCGTCAGTTATTACTGCTATCGTCAAGTACCACCTGACCGACCGCATGCAAAAAGGCATTATCGATGCCATGGACATTCACGGCGGCAAGGGCATTTGTATGGGCCCGGAAAACTACCTGGCTCGCGGCTATCAAGGCGCGCCGGTAGCCATTACCGTCGAAGGGGCAAATATTTTGACCCGTTCGATGATGATCTACGGTCAAGGTGCCATTCGCTGCCATCCTTATGTACTCGCTGAATTAGAAGCGGCAGCCATTGAAGACAAAAAACAGGCGTTGATGGCCTTCGATAAAGCCGTCTTTGGCCATATCGGTTTTGCGATGTCCAACTTCTTCCGTTCTTTCTGGTTGGGGCTTACCGGTGCCCACTTTAGTGCCGCTCCATTTAAAGACGAAACCAAACGCTACTATCAGCAGATGAACCGCTTCTCTGCCAACCTGGCACTATTGTCTGATGTGGCGATGGGAGTTTTAGGTGGTGAACTTAAGCGCCGTGAACGGGTATCTGCTCGTTTGGGCGACTTGTTGTCACAAATGTACTTGGCCTCAGCGGCACTCAAACACTTTAATGATGAGGGCCGCCGCCGCGAAGAGTTACCGCTGCTGAAATGGGGCGTGGAAGACGCCTTATACAAGCTGCAAGACAGTCTGGATGAACTGCTGCGCAACTTCCCCAACAAATGGGTAGGCCGGGTACTGCGGTTGGTCATTATGCCTTGGGGCCCTGCGGTTAGCCGCCCTGGCGACAAGCTCGATTATAAAGTTGCCACCTTCTTACAAACCCCGTCAGATGCCCGTAGCCGCTTGGGTAGCAGCCAGCACCTTACCCGCGTTGAAAACAATGCGGTGGGGATGTTGGAACAAACCTTGGAAGACATTCTGGCGGTAGAGCCACTGTTTGACAAAGTCGCTAAGGCTACTGACCGCAAGCGCCTGTTCTGGCGTTTGGATAAAGTGGCAGAAGAAGGTTTGGCGTTGGGTCTTATCAGCGATGAAGAAGCACAATTATTGCGCCGGGCAGAGCAAGGTCGCCTACGCGCCATTAATGTCGATGATTTCGACCCGCTTTATTTGGCCGCCGATAAAGACATGGTTAAAAAAGAAAAAAAGGCATCAGGTAAAGCAGCCTGA
- the lpcA gene encoding D-sedoheptulose 7-phosphate isomerase, translated as MELTEIVREQLVEAAEVLAKFSQDETQLAAVTAAAELLATQFKAGGKVLSCGNGGSHCDAMHFAEELTGRFRENRAGLPAIAISDPSHLSCVGNDYGYEYVFSRYVEAVGQQGDVLFGLSTSGNSGNIIKAAEAAKAKGMKVILLTGKDGGKLAGMADVEVRVPHFGYADRIQEIHIKVIHSIILMVEKLMA; from the coding sequence ATGGAATTAACAGAAATCGTACGAGAGCAGTTAGTTGAAGCTGCCGAAGTGCTTGCCAAATTTAGTCAGGATGAGACTCAGCTAGCCGCAGTAACCGCTGCTGCCGAGTTGCTGGCTACCCAATTTAAAGCTGGCGGGAAAGTGCTTTCCTGCGGTAACGGTGGGTCGCATTGTGATGCCATGCATTTTGCGGAAGAACTCACGGGGCGTTTCCGTGAAAACCGCGCCGGGTTACCCGCCATTGCGATTTCTGATCCAAGCCATTTATCCTGCGTGGGTAATGACTATGGCTATGAATATGTTTTTTCTCGCTATGTTGAAGCCGTCGGCCAACAAGGTGACGTGCTGTTTGGCCTGTCAACCTCCGGTAATTCTGGCAACATCATTAAAGCCGCAGAAGCGGCGAAAGCCAAAGGCATGAAAGTGATACTGCTGACGGGTAAAGATGGCGGCAAGCTGGCGGGTATGGCTGATGTTGAGGTGCGGGTTCCGCACTTTGGTTATGCCGACCGTATTCAAGAAATTCATATCAAGGTCATTCACTCCATTATTTTAATGGTCGAAAAATTAATGGCCTGA